The following are encoded in a window of Penaeus vannamei isolate JL-2024 chromosome 35, ASM4276789v1, whole genome shotgun sequence genomic DNA:
- the LOC138859358 gene encoding uncharacterized protein has protein sequence MRSLANKEVAMAKERAYDDLHGSLNCREGEKELCRLARQRDGAVRDVQHIRMIKNAEGNILASDENVLRRWKEYFEEMMNIENERERRLEEVEIVDRVSRGINREEVRSAMKRTKGGKAVDPGSIPVEARRSLEELADCLTKSLNVKRCRKSGEKVY, from the coding sequence TAAGGAGGTGGCTATGGCAAAGGAAAGAGCATATGATGATCTGCATGGAAGTCTGAATtgtagggaaggggaaaaagagcttTGCCGATTGGCCAGGCAGAGAGACGGTGCTGTGCGGGATGTACAGCATATTAGAATGATAAAGAATGCAGAAGGAAATATACTGGCAAGTGATGAGAATGTATTAAGAAGGTGGAAGGAGTACTTTGAAGAGATGATGAATatagaaaacgagagggagagacggttggaagaggtggagatagTAGATCGGGTATCGCGAGGGATCAACAGGGAAGAAGTGAGGTCAGCCATGAAGAGGACGAAGGGTGGTAAGGCAGTAGACCCAGGTAGCATACCGGTAGAAGCGAGGAGGAGCTTAGAAGAGCTGGCAGATTGTTTAACAAAGTCCTTGAACGTGAAAAGATGCCGGAAGAGTGGAGAAAAAGTGTACTAG